CTTTGTTGTCCGCCCTGTTCAAGAATCGGACGGTTGATGATGCCAGTGGGGGTATTGGGTACGCCTCTGCACACAGCCCAGTAATATTTGGCGATCTTGCGGTCTTCAAACTGGGCTCGTAAACCGTCGTATGCGTCCTTTGACAAGGCGACGACAAGTAACCCAGATGTTTCACGATCGAGCCTGTGCAGTAACCCAAAGTCCCGTGTTTTTCCGAGTTGCTGGAGTTGATGCGGGAAGTGATGAAACAACCCGTTGAGAATCGTGTCCCGATCGTGTCCAAGGCCGGGATCTGTGACCCGGCGGGTGGGTTTTTCGATAACAACAACGTTTTCATCCTGATACCGGATGCCAAAGGTGATGTGCTCGTTTGGTTCGATCGAGAGATGCATATCAGGCGGATCCGTTCGGCTTTCAGGTGCTTGCCGTCGAGTATAGAGACGGAAAGTTCGTGTTTGCTGAAAACCGGCACTACGGCGATTACGATCTCAACCAATGGCAACCGATGACCTTTATGCAGTGCTTGGCGTGACCCGGTCCGCTTCGAAGGATGAGATTCGCAAGGCGTATCGCACACTTGCTCGAAAGTACCATCCTGATCTGAACAAGGAGCCGGATGCCGAGGAAAAGTTCAAAAAGATCCAGGCGGCGTATGAGGTGCTCTCCGATGATCAGGCGCGTGAGCGATATGACCGAGGTGGGATTGATGCGCTCAAGGGCGGTCGTCGAGCACAGTCGGCTGATGGCAGCGTCCACTTTACCTGGTCAACGTCGGGTGGTGGGAGGCCTGGCGCAGGATTCGAGGGTTTCTTCTCAGATGATGATGATCTCGGCTCGATTTTGAACTCTATCTTTGGAGGTCGAAGAGCTGCGAAGGCGGGTCGTGGACAGCAGACCAGTCGCAATCGCTGGTCTGGTCGACAGGCACCACCTCAGCCTGCGCCTGCACAGGAGCCGCATGATCTCAAGGTGCCGTTCATGGCTGTTGCGCAAGGCGGCAAAGAGTCCATTGTGCTCACGGGCACGAGGCATGATGGATCCATGTGGCGAAAGACACTCCGTGTTCGTATCCCGGCGGGCATTGCGGAAGGCCAGACGCTTCGGATCCGAGATGAGGATGCTGGTGAGGTGCATATTCGTATCCACAGTGCATCACACCCTTTGTTCCGACGCGATGCTGAACATGGGAACCCGTTGGATATTGTGCTTGATTTGCCTTTGACTATCGCTGAGGCCGTATTCGGGGCAAAGGTGTCCGTACCGACCCTTGAAGGCATGGTGGACCTGACTGTGCCTCCAAGTACGCAATCAGGCATGCGCCTCCGGCTGAGAGGTCGAGGGATTCAAAGTCCTGATGGGAAAACGGGTGACATGTACGTGCTGGTGAGGCTGGTAGCTCCTGACCGATCTATCATGTCAGCAGCAGATGCTGAGACCCTTCGGCGTGTTTGTGAACAGTCACCCCCACCCCGGACTGGTTCGGCTTGGAGCGGTGCTGATGCCCGGTCAGATGCGGAGCATGAAGCGAAGAGCTGATGCTGACCCGAGTCCGGTGTACCCGTTCGTATTTGAACTCTGCGCGGTTTATGTGCTGACAGGAGGAGCGCACCATCCTCAAGCAACGCCACCAACTCTTTGTTTCGATGCTTGTTGCGATTGATGCATGCGCGATTGCGTTGATTGCGATACTCGCATGGGTGGCCCGTTCGA
Above is a genomic segment from Phycisphaeraceae bacterium containing:
- a CDS encoding DnaJ domain-containing protein, coding for MATDDLYAVLGVTRSASKDEIRKAYRTLARKYHPDLNKEPDAEEKFKKIQAAYEVLSDDQARERYDRGGIDALKGGRRAQSADGSVHFTWSTSGGGRPGAGFEGFFSDDDDLGSILNSIFGGRRAAKAGRGQQTSRNRWSGRQAPPQPAPAQEPHDLKVPFMAVAQGGKESIVLTGTRHDGSMWRKTLRVRIPAGIAEGQTLRIRDEDAGEVHIRIHSASHPLFRRDAEHGNPLDIVLDLPLTIAEAVFGAKVSVPTLEGMVDLTVPPSTQSGMRLRLRGRGIQSPDGKTGDMYVLVRLVAPDRSIMSAADAETLRRVCEQSPPPRTGSAWSGADARSDAEHEAKS